A window of Roseiflexus castenholzii DSM 13941 genomic DNA:
TACAGGAACCGGCAACGGCGCGAGCGGCGCCAATACCAGCTCGCCCCAGGGCACTGACACCGGTTTCGGATACCTGGTCGATCCGACGCGCACACAAACCGTCCCCGCCGGTCCCGCTCGCGCTCGCCTGGCGGACGATTTCACTGTGACCGGCAATGGGTGGCGTCCTTCTGCGATAACGCTCTACGCTTATCAGATCAACAGTGGTACCACATCGACCATCACGGGAGTGGTCGACCTGCGTCTATGGAATGGCGTCCCCGGCGATGGCGGCGCAGTGATCGCCGGTCCGGTGAATGGAACAATCACAAACAATAACTGGACAAATGTTTATCGCGTGCCTGCTAATGACCCAACGCAAACATCCCGACCGATCATGGCGGTGACGATCAACTGGCCCTTTACTGTCACTACCTTGCTGACCGGAACCTACTGGATCGAGTGGGGCATGGCAGGCAATGAGAGCCTCAGCGGTCCCTGGGTTCCCCCCGTCAGCACCGGCACTACCAACAATGCGCGCCAGCTCGATCTGACCGGCGGCGAGCCGGGAACCTGGGCGCCACGCGGTGACTATACGAATACCAGCAACATTGTTGAATTCCCGTTCGTCATCTGCGGCTCGGAGATACCCACACCACAAATTACAAGCCTGAGTCCGAACGCAGTAACCGCTGGCAGCGATGAGTTCACACTGACGGTCAACGGCAACGGCTTTATCGATGGCACAGGGTCGGATCGCTCGGTCGTGCATTGGAATGGTAGTCCACGCGCAACGACGTATATCTCCAGCACCCAACTGACCGCGACCATCCCCGCCAGCGACATCGCCACGGCAGGCACGGCGAGCGTGACGGTCGTCAATCCAGGCAACGTTACATCGAATACGGAAACGTTCACGATCACCAACCCGACGCCAGCGATCAGCAGCCTCAGTCCGTCCACCGCCGTCGCAGGCAGTTCCGGCTTCACCCTCACCGTCACCGGCACGAACTTCGTCAACGGGTCGGTCGTGCGCTGGAACGGCAACGACCGCACCACTACGTTCGTCTCCGGCGCCCAACTGACCGCGACCATCCCCGCCAGCGACATCGCCACGGCAGGCACGGCGAACGTGACGGTCGTCAACCCTGCTCCCGGCGGCGGCGAATCGGGCGCAGCAACGTTCACCATCATCAACCCGACGCCGACGATCACGGCGATCAGTCCGTCGTCGGCCACGGCAGGCGGTTCC
This region includes:
- a CDS encoding beta strand repeat-containing protein is translated as MRFISFNLFIRALTIVSFVVGLIGGIGLIPRPVRANVQPSCSTTPLFTNGSFITGTGNGASGANTSSPQGTDTGFGYLVDPTRTQTVPAGPARARLADDFTVTGNGWRPSAITLYAYQINSGTTSTITGVVDLRLWNGVPGDGGAVIAGPVNGTITNNNWTNVYRVPANDPTQTSRPIMAVTINWPFTVTTLLTGTYWIEWGMAGNESLSGPWVPPVSTGTTNNARQLDLTGGEPGTWAPRGDYTNTSNIVEFPFVICGSEIPTPQITSLSPNAVTAGSDEFTLTVNGNGFIDGTGSDRSVVHWNGSPRATTYISSTQLTATIPASDIATAGTASVTVVNPGNVTSNTETFTITNPTPAISSLSPSTAVAGSSGFTLTVTGTNFVNGSVVRWNGNDRTTTFVSGAQLTATIPASDIATAGTANVTVVNPAPGGGESGAATFTIINPTPTITAISPSSATAGGSGFTLTVTGTNFVNGSVVRWNGNDRATTVVSSTQLTATIPAGDIATAGTANVTVVNPAPGGGESGAATFTINNPTPTITAISPSSATAGGSGFTLTVTGTNFVNGSVVRWNGNDRATTVVSSTQLTATIPAGDIATAGTANVTVVNPGPGGGTSNTATFTIQASNPTPVIGSVSPDLIPVGDTDVVLTVTGNNFVANSVVRWNGTSLTTTFVSATQVQATLPSAQRSAAGDGSVTVFNPAPGGGVSNAITVPVRFQVMLPLVVR